A portion of the Bacillus sp. es.034 genome contains these proteins:
- the ispD gene encoding 2-C-methyl-D-erythritol 4-phosphate cytidylyltransferase: MEYEVVIPAAGQGKRMKAGKNKLLLELNSCPVIIHTLRVFEHDTLCKGIYLAIHPSERQVFEGLLERYGIKKVVKLVDGGEERQHSVYHALLEVEHEIVLVHDGARPFIKESTIHQLVEKTYSTGAAIAAVPVKDTIKKVLDGEVEETIERSSLWMVQTPQAFRVSVLTQAHKEADQDGFLGTDDASLVERSDIEVAVVESDYDNIKLTTPEDLYFAEAILKKREEMSGGEKHV, translated from the coding sequence ATGGAATATGAAGTAGTCATTCCGGCTGCAGGGCAGGGAAAACGTATGAAAGCGGGCAAAAACAAACTGCTCCTTGAGTTGAATAGCTGTCCTGTCATCATTCATACATTGCGTGTGTTCGAGCATGACACCCTTTGTAAGGGAATCTATTTAGCCATCCATCCTTCAGAGCGACAAGTGTTTGAGGGGCTCTTGGAGCGCTACGGCATCAAGAAGGTCGTGAAGCTTGTCGATGGTGGAGAAGAAAGACAGCATAGTGTATACCATGCATTGCTTGAGGTTGAACATGAGATTGTTCTGGTACATGACGGAGCAAGACCATTTATTAAAGAATCCACGATTCACCAATTAGTCGAAAAGACTTATTCAACGGGGGCTGCCATTGCGGCGGTTCCTGTTAAAGATACGATCAAGAAAGTACTGGATGGCGAAGTCGAGGAAACGATTGAACGCTCAAGCTTGTGGATGGTTCAGACCCCACAAGCTTTTCGCGTTTCCGTATTAACACAGGCACATAAAGAAGCTGATCAAGATGGTTTCCTTGGTACAGATGATGCTTCACTGGTGGAAAGGTCGGATATTGAGGTCGCTGTCGTTGAAAGTGATTATGACAATATTAAACTGACAACCCCTGAGGATTTATATTTTGCCGAGGCGATTTTGAAGAAGCGAGAGGAAATGAGTGGAGGAGAGAAACATGTTTAG
- the cysE gene encoding serine O-acetyltransferase, whose translation MFKSFREDIDVVFDQDPAARNYVEVILTYSGLHAIWAHRVAHAFFKRKFFFIARVISQVSRFFTGVEIHPGAKIGRRFFIDHGMGVVIGETCEIGDNVTLFQGVTLGGTGKEKGKRHPTIQDNALIATGAKVLGSIVVGENSKVGAGSVVLKDVPPNSTVVGIPGKVVIQDGVKIQKDLNHCDLPDPMNDRMKQLEKEVNELKSLLREYEGRSRSS comes from the coding sequence ATGTTTAAGTCGTTTAGGGAAGATATAGATGTGGTGTTTGATCAGGATCCGGCTGCGAGAAATTATGTGGAGGTCATCCTTACGTATTCGGGTCTTCACGCCATTTGGGCCCATCGTGTTGCCCATGCATTTTTTAAACGGAAATTCTTTTTCATTGCCCGGGTCATTTCACAGGTCAGCCGCTTCTTTACCGGAGTGGAGATCCACCCTGGAGCTAAGATCGGACGCCGCTTTTTCATCGATCATGGAATGGGTGTGGTGATTGGCGAGACGTGTGAAATCGGAGACAATGTTACGCTCTTCCAAGGGGTCACCCTCGGTGGGACCGGGAAGGAAAAAGGGAAACGTCACCCGACGATCCAGGATAATGCCTTGATTGCGACAGGTGCAAAAGTATTAGGATCGATCGTTGTGGGGGAAAATTCTAAGGTAGGGGCAGGCTCCGTTGTCCTGAAAGATGTTCCGCCCAATTCAACCGTAGTCGGTATTCCCGGGAAGGTGGTCATTCAGGACGGCGTGAAGATACAGAAGGACCTGAACCACTGTGATCTGCCCGATCCAATGAACGACCGAATGAAACAACTTGAAAAAGAAGTGAATGAATTGAAATCATTATTAAGGGAATATGAGGGAAGGAGTCGATCATCATGA
- the gltX gene encoding glutamate--tRNA ligase — protein sequence MTKEVRVRYAPSPTGHLHIGNARTALFNYLYARSTGGKFIIRIEDTDKKRNIEGGEESQLKYLQWLGIDWDESTDKPGEYGPYRQSERNHIYEQYLNELLESGQAYKCYCTEEELEAEREAQSASGQMPRYSGKCRNLTKEDQEKLAAEGRKPSIRFRVPAGKVYSFNDIVKEDVSFESDGIGDFVIAKKDGTPTYNFAVAVDDYLMKITHVLRGEDHISNTPKQLMIFEALGWEAPVYGHMTLIVNESRKKLSKRDESIIQFIEQYEALGYLPEALFNFIALLGWSPKGEEELFSKEEFIEIFDPERLSTSSALFDNQKLTWMNNQYMKNLELAQVVELSLPHLISAGKLDENMSDEQREWASRVISLYQEQMSFGAEIVELSEMFFKTDLEYNEEAKAVLEEEQVPEVLQAFLNEIEALEKYEAAEIKSSIKAVQKSTGHKGKKLFMPIRVAVTGQTHGPELPNAIELLGKDTVKHRLQSLLG from the coding sequence ATGACTAAGGAAGTACGCGTCCGTTATGCCCCGAGTCCAACGGGTCATTTACATATTGGAAATGCAAGAACCGCTTTATTTAATTACCTTTATGCCCGCAGCACAGGCGGAAAGTTCATCATCCGTATTGAAGACACGGATAAGAAACGAAATATCGAAGGTGGAGAAGAAAGTCAGCTCAAGTATCTTCAGTGGCTGGGGATCGATTGGGATGAAAGTACGGATAAGCCGGGTGAATACGGACCTTATCGTCAATCCGAGCGTAATCATATTTATGAGCAGTATTTAAATGAGCTGTTGGAAAGTGGACAGGCTTATAAGTGTTACTGTACGGAAGAAGAGCTGGAAGCGGAACGTGAAGCACAATCAGCATCAGGCCAAATGCCACGCTACTCCGGAAAATGCCGGAACCTGACGAAAGAGGATCAGGAGAAATTGGCAGCAGAAGGCCGCAAGCCGAGCATCCGTTTCCGTGTACCCGCAGGGAAAGTATACTCCTTCAATGATATCGTGAAAGAGGATGTCTCATTTGAATCAGACGGTATCGGTGACTTTGTCATTGCGAAAAAGGACGGTACACCAACGTATAACTTTGCCGTTGCAGTCGATGATTATCTGATGAAAATCACACATGTTCTTCGCGGAGAAGATCATATTTCAAATACACCGAAGCAATTGATGATCTTTGAAGCGCTTGGTTGGGAAGCACCGGTTTACGGGCATATGACATTGATCGTCAATGAAAGCCGTAAAAAGTTGAGTAAGAGGGATGAAAGCATCATTCAGTTCATCGAGCAATACGAAGCATTGGGGTATCTTCCAGAAGCGTTGTTCAACTTCATTGCGCTGCTCGGCTGGTCTCCAAAAGGGGAAGAAGAGCTGTTTTCGAAAGAGGAGTTCATTGAAATCTTTGATCCTGAACGTTTATCCACTTCTTCTGCACTGTTCGATAATCAGAAGCTTACTTGGATGAACAATCAGTACATGAAGAACTTGGAATTGGCTCAAGTGGTGGAGCTATCCCTTCCTCATTTAATCAGTGCGGGTAAATTGGATGAGAATATGTCCGATGAGCAGCGCGAGTGGGCAAGCCGCGTCATTTCTTTATACCAGGAACAGATGAGCTTCGGTGCTGAAATTGTGGAGCTGTCCGAAATGTTCTTCAAGACAGATCTTGAATATAATGAAGAGGCGAAAGCGGTACTCGAAGAAGAGCAGGTTCCTGAAGTTCTTCAGGCCTTCTTGAACGAGATCGAAGCACTTGAAAAGTATGAGGCGGCAGAGATCAAATCCTCTATCAAAGCTGTCCAAAAATCGACGGGCCATAAAGGGAAGAAGCTGTTCATGCCGATCCGTGTAGCTGTTACAGGCCAGACACATGGTCCTGAATTGCCGAATGCCATTGAGCTTTTAGGGAAAGATACAGTTAAACATCGTCTTCAAAGTCTTTTAGGTTAA
- the ispF gene encoding 2-C-methyl-D-erythritol 2,4-cyclodiphosphate synthase: protein MFRIGQGFDVHQLVEERPLIMGGITLPYEKGLLGHSDADVLLHAVADACLGAIAAGDIGKHFPDTDPEFKDADSAKLLQHVWALVKKEGYELGNIDCTIIAQKPKMAPYIDEMRQSIATLLEADIAEVNVKATTSEKLGFTGRGEGIAAQTTILIKKK from the coding sequence ATGTTTAGGATCGGACAAGGATTTGATGTTCATCAGTTAGTGGAAGAGAGGCCTCTGATCATGGGAGGCATTACGCTTCCATATGAAAAGGGTTTATTGGGGCACTCAGATGCAGATGTCCTGTTGCATGCTGTAGCGGATGCGTGTTTAGGTGCCATTGCAGCCGGGGATATCGGGAAGCATTTTCCTGATACAGACCCAGAGTTCAAGGATGCTGATTCGGCAAAGCTTCTCCAGCACGTATGGGCCCTTGTGAAAAAGGAAGGCTATGAATTAGGGAATATCGATTGCACGATCATTGCCCAGAAGCCTAAGATGGCCCCTTATATTGACGAAATGAGACAAAGCATCGCTACGTTACTGGAAGCGGATATAGCGGAAGTGAACGTGAAAGCCACTACTTCCGAGAAGCTTGGCTTTACCGGAAGAGGCGAAGGGATTGCCGCCCAAACCACCATATTGATTAAAAAAAAGTAG
- the cysS gene encoding cysteine--tRNA ligase: MTIRLYNTLTRQKEEFKPLEEGKVKMYVCGPTVYNYIHIGNARPAIVFDTVRRYLEYRGYDVQFVSNFTDVDDKLIRAAKELGEDVPTIAKRFIDAYFEDTGALGCRKADVHPTVTDNIDTIVDFISALVEKGYAYESQGDVYYRTRKFDGYGKLSHQPIDELKAGARIDVGDKKEDALDFVLWKAAKEGEISWKSPWGEGRPGWHIECSAMAKRYLGDTIDIHAGGQDLTFPHHENEIAQSEALTGKAFANYWMHNGYINIDNEKMSKSLGNFVLVHDIIKEQDPQVLRFFMLSVHYRHPINYNLELLENAETSLDRIKTAYENLKHRKESSTNLTDNNQEWLDKIDALKAQFIADMDDDFNTANAISILFELSRQANYYLMEKNTSTEVIDGFLNQFEDFFSVLGLTLQEAGMLDEEVEEMIEKRIQARKDRNFQLADEIRDTLKDMDIILEDTPQGTRWKRGS; encoded by the coding sequence ATGACGATTCGTTTATATAACACACTGACAAGGCAGAAAGAGGAATTCAAACCCCTGGAAGAGGGTAAAGTCAAAATGTATGTGTGCGGTCCGACGGTCTATAACTATATTCATATAGGGAATGCCCGTCCTGCGATTGTGTTCGACACAGTGAGACGTTATCTGGAATACAGGGGATACGATGTGCAGTTCGTCTCTAACTTCACGGATGTGGACGATAAATTGATTAGAGCGGCCAAGGAATTGGGAGAAGATGTTCCGACGATTGCCAAGCGCTTTATCGATGCTTACTTCGAAGATACGGGAGCCCTCGGTTGCCGGAAAGCCGATGTACATCCCACTGTAACAGATAATATAGACACCATTGTTGATTTCATCTCTGCCCTTGTAGAAAAAGGGTATGCCTATGAATCCCAGGGAGACGTTTATTATCGTACGAGGAAGTTTGATGGGTACGGTAAGCTGTCTCATCAGCCGATCGATGAACTGAAAGCAGGAGCCCGCATCGATGTAGGGGACAAAAAAGAAGATGCCCTTGATTTCGTTTTATGGAAAGCGGCGAAAGAAGGGGAGATTTCCTGGAAGAGCCCGTGGGGTGAAGGACGTCCGGGCTGGCATATCGAATGTTCAGCCATGGCTAAGCGCTATTTGGGGGATACCATCGATATCCACGCCGGGGGACAGGATCTGACCTTCCCTCATCACGAGAATGAAATTGCCCAGTCAGAGGCCCTTACAGGGAAGGCATTCGCCAATTACTGGATGCACAATGGGTATATTAATATCGATAATGAGAAGATGTCGAAATCACTCGGTAATTTCGTATTGGTTCACGACATTATTAAAGAACAAGATCCGCAGGTACTTCGTTTCTTCATGCTGTCCGTTCATTACCGTCATCCGATCAACTACAATCTTGAGCTTCTGGAGAATGCAGAGACTTCCTTGGACCGGATTAAGACAGCGTATGAGAACTTGAAGCATCGCAAGGAATCAAGTACAAACTTAACGGACAATAATCAGGAGTGGCTGGACAAAATCGATGCGTTGAAAGCACAATTCATTGCTGATATGGACGATGATTTCAATACGGCCAATGCGATTTCCATTTTATTCGAACTATCCAGACAAGCGAACTATTACTTAATGGAGAAAAATACATCAACAGAAGTCATTGACGGGTTCTTAAACCAGTTTGAAGATTTCTTCTCTGTACTTGGTCTCACGTTGCAGGAAGCGGGAATGTTGGACGAAGAAGTGGAAGAAATGATCGAAAAGCGTATTCAAGCCCGTAAAGACCGAAACTTCCAACTGGCAGATGAGATCCGGGACACATTGAAAGACATGGATATCATCCTGGAAGATACTCCTCAAGGCACCCGCTGGAAAAGGGGATCTTAA